Proteins from a genomic interval of Rhodopseudomonas julia:
- a CDS encoding type 1 glutamine amidotransferase → MPIGILLPGHAPEGLAHDKGDYDACFRALLGETDFTYRIWDVEAGELPDDIDAAAGWLITGSRHGAYEDHPWRDPLEHFIRAARSAVRPLVGICFGHQIIARALGGEVKRADVGWILGPQTYRGPADQRFTVNAWHRDQVTRAPSGVEVFAEGENCPIAGMFERERLLTFQPHPEFDADYVSGLLAERGAALPEAMRKSLPDRIRETALDRSFVAALMRQFLKTGSLGL, encoded by the coding sequence ATGCCGATCGGCATCCTCCTGCCCGGTCACGCGCCGGAGGGCTTGGCGCATGACAAGGGCGATTACGACGCGTGTTTTCGCGCGCTCCTCGGCGAGACGGACTTTACCTATCGCATCTGGGATGTGGAAGCTGGCGAGTTGCCCGACGACATCGATGCGGCCGCCGGCTGGCTCATCACAGGTTCTCGCCATGGCGCCTACGAGGATCATCCCTGGCGCGATCCTCTGGAGCATTTTATCCGGGCTGCGCGTTCGGCCGTCCGGCCCCTCGTCGGGATCTGCTTCGGCCACCAGATCATTGCCCGCGCGCTGGGCGGCGAGGTGAAACGCGCCGATGTCGGCTGGATCTTGGGTCCGCAGACCTATCGCGGGCCGGCAGATCAACGCTTCACCGTCAATGCCTGGCACCGCGATCAGGTGACGCGAGCACCATCGGGCGTCGAGGTTTTTGCTGAAGGCGAGAACTGCCCCATCGCAGGGATGTTCGAGCGGGAGAGGCTTCTCACCTTCCAGCCACACCCGGAATTCGATGCGGATTATGTGAGTGGGCTTCTCGCCGAACGCGGCGCCGCATTGCCCGAGGCGATGCGGAAGTCTCTGCCCGACCGGATTCGCGAAACGGCGCTCGACCGGTCGTTCGTCGCTGCTCTCATGAGGCAGTTTCTGAAGACGGGCTCCCTCGGCCTCTAG
- a CDS encoding ABC transporter permease, which produces MTRTPAWLRLIVGIGALLLIAPIGIIVIVSFGGDGYLKFPPSSLSLQWYEVFFGDGRWWDALWASAIIALVASLFSTTIGFLGAYVLVRSSSRFRTALLALALTPMIVPQVITAIAMFYVSSQLGLVGNLVWVSICHSVIALPIVLLILLATLRNIDPALERAAAGMGCSRLQTFRLVVIPLALPGVVSAALFSFLASFDELIISLFLTGVRTQTLPVKIWNSLLLEVEPTIAAVSTFLVAITVIVLLADWAIRKASGTLETGA; this is translated from the coding sequence ATGACCCGCACGCCCGCCTGGCTGCGCCTGATCGTCGGCATCGGCGCTCTGCTGTTGATCGCGCCGATCGGCATTATCGTCATCGTTTCCTTTGGTGGGGACGGCTATCTGAAGTTCCCGCCGAGTTCCTTGTCGCTGCAATGGTATGAGGTTTTCTTTGGTGATGGCCGCTGGTGGGACGCGTTGTGGGCCTCGGCGATCATCGCGCTGGTGGCGAGCCTCTTCTCCACCACGATCGGTTTTCTGGGCGCCTATGTGCTGGTGCGCAGCTCGAGCCGTTTTCGGACAGCCTTGCTGGCTCTGGCGCTGACGCCGATGATCGTACCGCAAGTGATCACTGCGATTGCGATGTTCTATGTCTCGTCGCAGCTCGGTCTCGTCGGCAATCTCGTCTGGGTTTCCATCTGCCATTCGGTGATCGCGCTGCCGATCGTGCTTCTCATCCTGCTTGCCACCTTGCGCAACATCGATCCTGCGTTGGAGCGGGCCGCCGCCGGCATGGGTTGCTCCCGACTTCAGACTTTCCGTCTCGTTGTGATCCCGCTCGCCTTGCCGGGCGTCGTCTCCGCGGCGCTTTTCTCCTTTCTTGCCTCCTTCGACGAGCTCATCATCTCGCTCTTCCTCACCGGCGTGCGGACCCAAACGCTGCCGGTCAAGATCTGGAACAGCCTGCTTCTGGAAGTGGAGCCGACGATTGCCGCTGTTTCCACCTTCCTGGTGGCGATCACGGTGATTGTGCTTCTCGCCGACTGGGCGATCCGCAAGGCGAGCGGAACGCTCGAAACGGGAGCCTGA
- a CDS encoding ABC transporter permease yields MSAARNGYALLLLPMLALLTLVFLGPLLWFLIVTLGQLIDQRGLADGLAYAGKVLASRAVVQSFVTTLRISVIVTFGCLVIAYPLAYFLSRASKLAFNLVVLCVIVPYFTSVIVRTYAWMVLLGSKGLINDALVSSGLVTEPLDLLYNERGILIGMIYVLLPYMVLTLYAAMKSIDPRLMQAARGMGAGGFTTFWKIYFPLSLPGVVSGGLIVFILAVGYFITPALMGGPGDIMIAMKIQHEVEIMLNWPLAAVMALALLVVTLLLFFIYIAFGGLNSLIGSEPE; encoded by the coding sequence ATGAGTGCTGCGCGAAACGGATACGCGCTGCTTCTCCTGCCGATGCTTGCGCTTCTGACGCTGGTCTTTCTGGGGCCGCTCCTGTGGTTTCTGATTGTCACGCTCGGTCAGCTGATCGACCAGCGCGGACTTGCCGACGGGCTCGCCTATGCGGGCAAGGTGCTTGCTTCGCGCGCCGTGGTGCAATCCTTCGTCACCACCTTGCGCATCTCGGTGATCGTGACGTTCGGCTGCCTCGTCATCGCCTATCCGCTCGCTTATTTCCTGTCGCGCGCCAGCAAGCTCGCCTTCAACCTCGTCGTGTTGTGCGTGATCGTGCCCTATTTCACCTCCGTCATCGTGCGCACCTATGCCTGGATGGTGCTGCTCGGCTCCAAGGGGCTGATCAACGATGCACTTGTCTCTTCGGGATTGGTCACCGAACCGCTCGACCTTCTTTATAACGAGCGCGGCATCCTGATCGGCATGATCTACGTGCTTCTGCCCTACATGGTGCTGACCCTCTATGCGGCGATGAAGAGCATCGACCCGCGGTTGATGCAGGCGGCCCGCGGCATGGGTGCCGGCGGTTTCACCACCTTCTGGAAGATCTATTTCCCGCTCTCCCTGCCGGGAGTGGTGTCGGGCGGGCTCATCGTCTTCATCCTCGCTGTCGGTTATTTCATCACGCCCGCGCTGATGGGCGGACCGGGAGACATCATGATCGCCATGAAGATCCAGCACGAGGTGGAGATCATGCTGAACTGGCCGTTGGCTGCAGTGATGGCGCTGGCTCTGCTCGTGGTGACGCTGCTGCTCTTCTTCATCTACATCGCATTCGGCGGGCTCAACTCGTTGATCGGGAGCGAACCGGAATGA
- a CDS encoding ABC transporter ATP-binding protein: MTETSGSGHITLEGVGKIYGDTRVVSDVNVTIEEGEFFSLLGPSGSGKTTTLMMIAGFAETDLGRITVGGRDISSVPPKNRGFGMVFQNYALFPHMSVAENVAFPLKVRGVSASERRERVAWALETVKLTDFADRAPRRLSGGQQQRVALARAIVYQPKVILMDEPLGALDKNLRFHMQTEIKDIQRRLGMTVIYVTHDQEEAMNLSDRIAIMRDGRMAQLGSPSEVYQHPVSAFVGTFLGEANLLPVTATSARSASRGGLTLACSESPSGLESGQALLFVRPEKLRVAAMTGGGFDNELAGTVHRVSYLGNIIRYGVTIDGEDLTADVQNLSGEPAFAVGASCVLGFNAADCRLLPVEAPARSGFASEENEA, from the coding sequence ATGACGGAAACGAGCGGATCCGGACACATCACGCTGGAAGGGGTCGGCAAGATCTACGGCGATACCCGGGTCGTCAGCGACGTCAACGTGACCATTGAGGAGGGGGAGTTCTTCTCCCTTCTCGGCCCTTCGGGCTCCGGCAAGACGACGACGCTGATGATGATCGCCGGCTTTGCCGAGACCGATCTCGGCCGCATCACTGTCGGCGGGCGCGACATCTCCTCGGTGCCGCCGAAGAACCGCGGCTTCGGCATGGTCTTCCAGAACTATGCCCTGTTCCCGCATATGAGCGTGGCGGAAAACGTCGCCTTTCCGCTGAAGGTGCGCGGCGTCTCCGCCTCCGAACGGCGCGAGCGTGTCGCCTGGGCGCTCGAAACCGTCAAGCTCACGGATTTCGCAGATCGTGCTCCGCGCCGTCTCTCCGGTGGCCAGCAGCAGCGCGTGGCGCTTGCACGTGCCATCGTCTACCAGCCCAAGGTCATCCTGATGGACGAACCTTTGGGTGCGCTCGACAAGAATCTGCGCTTCCACATGCAGACGGAGATCAAGGATATCCAACGCCGCCTCGGCATGACGGTGATCTACGTCACCCATGACCAGGAAGAGGCGATGAACTTGTCGGACCGCATCGCCATCATGCGCGATGGGCGGATGGCGCAGCTCGGCTCGCCTTCCGAGGTCTATCAGCATCCTGTTTCCGCCTTCGTCGGCACCTTTCTCGGCGAGGCCAATCTTCTGCCGGTGACTGCCACCTCCGCTCGTTCCGCGAGCCGGGGCGGGCTGACGCTCGCTTGTTCGGAAAGCCCGAGCGGGCTTGAAAGCGGTCAGGCTCTGCTTTTCGTGCGACCGGAGAAGCTGCGCGTTGCGGCGATGACGGGCGGTGGCTTCGACAACGAACTCGCCGGCACCGTCCATCGCGTCTCCTATCTCGGCAACATCATCCGTTACGGCGTCACCATCGATGGCGAGGATCTGACGGCCGATGTGCAGAACCTCTCCGGCGAGCCGGCTTTTGCCGTCGGCGCATCCTGCGTGCTCGGCTTCAACGCGGCCGATTGCCGGCTTCTGCCGGTGGAAGCGCCGGCGCGGTCCGGCTTTGCCTCCGAGGAGAACGAGGCATGA
- a CDS encoding ABC transporter substrate-binding protein, whose protein sequence is MASSSISRRSFLAATGSAALAAPFLNLTARAASNQVIVRNPGGVYEDTMRKAVYDPFTEATGIEVLSVPATFAKLMAMYRSGNLELDVIDTTDGSLLKLEREGALEKLDYANWEFTDPKDVRQDLVRPYMVGNFMFATVLGYNTDVFSGGEHPRSWAEFWDVEKFPGARMLADIASGQPNLEFALLAAGVPKDELYPLDLDKAFDRLTEIKPHIRKFWDSGALSAQMMADQEVVLGSIWNGRLQTAAKNGAPLAIEWNENMLQVQAYGIFKDTPNAENAQKLVDFACGAKPGSIFATALNYGPANQKAYDLIDPKLLPDMPGSPQLAEQGFLQDVVYWEDHRDEINQRWADWIIE, encoded by the coding sequence ATGGCTTCCAGTTCCATCTCGCGCCGCAGCTTTCTTGCCGCGACCGGCAGTGCGGCTCTTGCCGCGCCCTTTTTGAACCTGACGGCCCGCGCCGCCTCCAACCAGGTCATCGTGCGCAATCCCGGCGGCGTCTACGAAGACACCATGCGCAAGGCGGTCTACGACCCCTTCACCGAGGCAACCGGCATCGAGGTCCTTTCGGTTCCTGCGACCTTCGCGAAGCTCATGGCGATGTACAGGTCGGGCAATCTCGAACTCGACGTCATCGACACGACGGATGGTTCGCTCCTGAAGCTGGAGCGGGAAGGAGCGCTGGAAAAGCTCGACTACGCCAACTGGGAATTCACCGATCCGAAGGACGTCCGCCAGGATCTCGTGCGCCCCTACATGGTCGGCAATTTCATGTTCGCCACCGTTCTTGGCTACAACACCGATGTGTTTTCCGGCGGCGAGCACCCGCGATCCTGGGCGGAGTTCTGGGACGTGGAGAAATTCCCGGGCGCGCGCATGCTTGCTGATATCGCCTCCGGCCAGCCCAATCTCGAATTCGCTCTGCTCGCCGCTGGCGTTCCGAAGGACGAGCTCTACCCGCTCGACCTCGACAAGGCCTTCGACAGGCTGACCGAGATCAAGCCGCATATCCGCAAGTTCTGGGACAGCGGCGCCCTGTCGGCGCAGATGATGGCCGACCAGGAGGTCGTGCTCGGCTCCATCTGGAACGGACGTTTGCAGACGGCCGCCAAGAATGGCGCTCCGCTGGCGATCGAGTGGAACGAGAACATGCTGCAGGTGCAGGCCTACGGCATCTTCAAGGACACGCCGAATGCCGAGAACGCGCAAAAGCTCGTCGACTTTGCCTGCGGCGCCAAGCCCGGCAGCATCTTCGCGACGGCGCTCAATTACGGTCCGGCCAACCAGAAGGCCTATGACTTGATTGACCCGAAGCTTCTGCCCGACATGCCTGGCAGCCCGCAACTGGCGGAACAAGGCTTCCTGCAGGATGTCGTCTATTGGGAAGACCATCGCGATGAGATCAACCAGCGCTGGGCGGATTGGATCATCGAATGA
- a CDS encoding M24 family metallopeptidase: MDELASGASAGKRLLFPLALYAERCSAVQADLKGRGVGVAIYDEIEAVQWLTGFPGAMNIYRCLVLPAEGSPVFLIRALDAAPFRDVSWIDDVVTFCDWDEPEKVLADTLTARGFAAGTIGLDKHSYGLPVDFFEVLQARLPDAHFVDVGAAVTDRRMIKNAAELDLLRRSAAVADKAMLSALGSAREGVILHDVVKAAYRVYLDGGADPSPVGPITVGVGVDFLHGHLRPAPLKRGEICHVELLPKFAGYSSRMMRPVVIGRASERQAHVAERLIALQDAQFAAMKPGMIARDVDAVVRDALVEEGLRDDFTGISGYTVGFNGPATPRTSDFNRVFHPKADWELQPGMTFHMYLVADGIAFSETILITDKGAERLTRLDRKLFESDVFPA, from the coding sequence ATGGACGAATTGGCCAGTGGCGCGAGTGCGGGAAAACGTTTGCTGTTTCCGCTGGCGCTTTATGCGGAGCGCTGCAGCGCGGTTCAGGCCGATCTGAAGGGCCGCGGCGTCGGCGTCGCGATCTATGACGAGATCGAAGCCGTGCAATGGCTGACCGGCTTTCCGGGCGCCATGAACATTTATCGCTGCCTGGTGCTGCCGGCCGAGGGCAGTCCAGTTTTCCTGATCCGCGCGCTCGATGCGGCCCCGTTCCGAGATGTGAGCTGGATCGACGATGTCGTGACCTTCTGCGATTGGGACGAGCCGGAAAAGGTGCTCGCCGACACGCTGACGGCCCGCGGCTTCGCGGCCGGTACGATCGGCCTCGACAAGCATTCCTATGGTTTGCCGGTGGACTTCTTCGAGGTGCTGCAGGCCCGGTTGCCTGACGCCCACTTCGTCGATGTCGGTGCGGCTGTCACCGACCGGCGCATGATCAAGAATGCCGCCGAACTCGATCTTTTGCGCCGTTCTGCGGCTGTCGCGGATAAGGCCATGTTGTCCGCTCTCGGCAGTGCGCGCGAGGGCGTCATCCTGCACGATGTCGTCAAAGCCGCCTACCGGGTCTATCTCGATGGGGGCGCTGACCCGTCTCCGGTCGGTCCGATCACGGTCGGCGTCGGCGTTGATTTCCTGCACGGCCATTTGCGCCCGGCACCGCTGAAGCGGGGCGAAATCTGCCATGTGGAGCTCTTGCCGAAATTCGCCGGATACAGTTCGCGGATGATGCGCCCGGTCGTGATCGGCCGGGCGAGCGAACGCCAGGCGCATGTCGCCGAGCGCCTCATCGCCCTGCAGGACGCGCAATTTGCGGCGATGAAGCCCGGCATGATCGCGCGCGACGTGGATGCGGTCGTGCGCGACGCTCTGGTGGAGGAGGGGCTCCGCGACGACTTCACCGGCATTTCCGGCTACACGGTCGGCTTCAACGGCCCGGCCACGCCACGGACATCCGATTTCAATCGCGTCTTCCATCCGAAGGCCGATTGGGAGCTGCAACCAGGCATGACGTTCCACATGTACCTGGTCGCAGACGGCATCGCTTTCTCCGAGACAATACTCATAACCGACAAGGGTGCGGAGCGGCTGACACGCCTCGACCGCAAGCTCTTTGAAAGCGATGTCTTCCCGGCCTGA
- a CDS encoding IclR family transcriptional regulator has product MAKASSILACFTTEETDLTVSRVAEKLVLPKSSVSRLMKEMAELGLLQRASDGRGYGPGYMLFQLGSIYQMRFDIIEIVDRIVRDLVKQTGCTGYIGLLDDGEIVAMRKHLGTDAVRYRIEVGRRYPITYLSFGKALLARRSDAEIQGFFTKYPAARPAKMSVFLKEIGTIRAQGWAEATQTSVPGAHGLGVAVISPLSEQLIGYSLSFHADLVSRQTRHEIAMALVNSARRAAALTRDAYWLNR; this is encoded by the coding sequence TTGGCCAAGGCATCTTCGATCCTGGCATGCTTCACCACCGAAGAAACCGATCTCACGGTCTCCCGCGTCGCGGAGAAACTCGTCCTCCCAAAAAGCTCGGTGTCGCGGCTGATGAAGGAAATGGCGGAGCTCGGGCTCCTGCAGCGCGCCTCGGACGGGCGGGGCTATGGGCCCGGATATATGCTTTTCCAGCTTGGCTCGATCTACCAGATGCGCTTCGACATCATCGAAATCGTCGATCGGATCGTGCGGGACCTCGTCAAACAAACGGGGTGCACGGGCTATATCGGCCTTCTCGACGACGGCGAGATCGTCGCCATGCGCAAGCATCTCGGCACCGATGCGGTGCGCTACCGCATCGAGGTCGGCCGGCGCTATCCGATCACCTACCTCTCGTTCGGCAAAGCTCTCCTGGCGCGCCGCTCCGATGCCGAGATCCAGGGCTTCTTCACCAAGTATCCGGCCGCCCGACCTGCAAAGATGAGCGTATTCCTAAAGGAGATCGGCACCATCCGCGCCCAGGGCTGGGCGGAAGCGACCCAGACTTCGGTTCCCGGAGCCCACGGGCTCGGCGTCGCTGTCATCAGCCCGCTGTCGGAACAACTCATCGGCTATTCCCTGTCGTTTCACGCCGATCTCGTATCCCGCCAGACGCGGCACGAAATCGCCATGGCTCTGGTCAACAGCGCCCGCCGGGCGGCGGCGCTCACCCGCGATGCCTACTGGCTCAACCGATAA
- a CDS encoding DUF2778 domain-containing protein, translated as MHRKLQKRKLTARKRVTRRGLWTVPAVAIGAVALLATTTFVTERFVQASASLIAAGGPFSGPMHGGAEGLGAASRGDRLSSVAFKQDQSSDLGQRSPTFERNLFEDADVKGLPPALFDTQRFAWQPTMVHLPEIVEGYPGLLVPAREAGTARSATAFAMVPQTSAEVFAKRWMSEAFEPTAGAYLAALIGIDQVPLPEEMVSDAVAGLDFVPVPRPDIGETEVASLEPDARPASAVGFDEALDAQAVLKKVAVPASRPTPSVIARGGRSPASLAYAAVEDSAASDSSDGFFNKLFVPGSRARLPGRDSGVAVYEIESATVYLPNGERLEAHSGLAKMQDDPRYVREKNRGPTPPNVYDLVMRESRFHGAEAIRLLPSDGRKKYNRDGLLAHPYMYAGGGSRSQSNGCVVFANYERFLKAFKKGHITRMIVVPRLKDLNTYMAAL; from the coding sequence ATGCACCGGAAGCTTCAGAAGCGAAAGCTGACTGCGCGAAAGCGCGTGACGCGGCGCGGTTTGTGGACTGTTCCCGCTGTTGCGATCGGTGCCGTTGCGCTCCTGGCGACGACGACTTTCGTCACCGAGCGCTTCGTGCAGGCATCTGCGAGCCTGATTGCTGCGGGAGGACCTTTTTCGGGACCCATGCACGGTGGAGCCGAGGGGCTCGGGGCCGCATCGCGCGGAGATCGCCTGTCCTCGGTCGCTTTCAAGCAGGATCAGTCGAGCGATCTCGGACAGCGCAGCCCAACGTTCGAGCGCAACCTTTTTGAAGATGCCGATGTGAAAGGCCTGCCGCCCGCTCTTTTCGACACGCAGCGTTTCGCCTGGCAGCCGACGATGGTTCACCTGCCGGAAATCGTCGAGGGTTATCCGGGGCTCCTGGTGCCGGCGAGAGAAGCCGGCACGGCACGATCGGCGACGGCCTTCGCGATGGTCCCCCAGACAAGCGCAGAGGTGTTTGCGAAGCGCTGGATGTCCGAGGCTTTTGAGCCCACCGCCGGGGCGTATCTCGCCGCCCTCATCGGGATTGACCAAGTGCCATTGCCTGAGGAAATGGTCTCAGATGCGGTGGCAGGTCTCGACTTCGTACCGGTCCCGAGGCCCGACATCGGCGAGACCGAGGTCGCCAGCCTGGAGCCGGATGCCCGGCCGGCATCGGCAGTGGGTTTTGACGAAGCTTTGGACGCTCAGGCCGTTTTGAAAAAGGTCGCGGTGCCTGCCTCCCGGCCTACGCCGAGCGTGATTGCGAGAGGCGGTCGCTCGCCGGCAAGTCTTGCTTACGCGGCGGTCGAAGATTCCGCTGCAAGCGATTCATCCGACGGCTTCTTCAACAAATTGTTCGTGCCTGGCAGTCGTGCCAGACTTCCCGGACGCGATAGCGGCGTCGCCGTCTATGAGATTGAATCGGCGACCGTCTACCTGCCGAACGGCGAACGTCTCGAGGCGCATTCTGGCCTTGCCAAGATGCAGGACGATCCCCGTTATGTGCGGGAAAAGAACCGCGGCCCGACGCCGCCGAATGTCTACGATCTGGTGATGCGCGAAAGCCGCTTCCACGGAGCGGAGGCCATCCGCCTGCTGCCCTCCGACGGCCGCAAGAAATACAATCGCGACGGGCTCCTGGCGCACCCCTACATGTATGCCGGGGGCGGGTCGCGCTCGCAGTCCAACGGCTGCGTGGTCTTCGCCAATTACGAGCGCTTCCTGAAGGCCTTCAAGAAGGGCCATATCACCCGCATGATCGTCGTGCCCCGGCTCAAGGACCTCAACACTTATATGGCGGCACTTTAG
- a CDS encoding class I SAM-dependent methyltransferase: MNLASNAKTRTISTWYVDPADEDAMTEAHAPIWRHLIGLLPERDLTTKNVLDFGCNQGGFLRHLYALRPFRKALGVDIATASVEKAESLKGAVPVHYDTDTRLRGWDEQFDVAFTHEVIYLIEDIQRHASDLWRVLKPCGVYYAVTGCHTDNPLWPEWRSLIAGRTNTTVQDRSITDYARAFVDAGFQVSARKLAFDGFVPYQPDGWSPNFAQTLDYYTQTKVVFRLVKP, translated from the coding sequence ATGAACCTCGCTTCGAACGCCAAAACCAGAACGATTTCCACCTGGTATGTCGATCCCGCCGACGAAGACGCCATGACTGAAGCCCACGCACCGATCTGGCGTCACCTCATCGGGCTGCTGCCGGAACGTGACCTGACGACTAAAAACGTCCTCGATTTCGGCTGCAATCAGGGCGGTTTCTTGCGGCATCTCTATGCCCTCCGCCCGTTCCGAAAGGCGCTGGGTGTCGACATCGCGACGGCGTCGGTCGAAAAAGCGGAAAGCCTGAAAGGCGCCGTGCCCGTCCATTACGATACCGACACAAGACTGCGCGGATGGGATGAACAGTTCGATGTCGCCTTCACGCATGAAGTGATCTACCTGATCGAGGACATCCAGCGTCACGCATCCGATCTCTGGCGGGTGCTAAAACCATGCGGCGTCTACTACGCCGTTACGGGGTGCCATACCGACAATCCGCTTTGGCCGGAATGGCGCAGCCTGATCGCGGGGCGAACCAACACGACCGTGCAGGACCGCTCGATCACCGACTATGCTCGGGCATTCGTTGATGCCGGCTTCCAGGTTTCGGCTCGCAAGCTCGCCTTCGACGGCTTCGTTCCCTACCAGCCGGATGGATGGTCGCCGAACTTTGCTCAGACGCTCGACTATTACACGCAGACCAAAGTCGTCTTTCGTCTCGTGAAGCCGTAG